In Brevibacillus marinus, the genomic window CAACTCCTGAACGGATTGTAAAGGACCTTGCAACGTCCCCATTACTTTGGTCGACGGTTAGATCGATAAATGATGTCTTGTTTGTCCTTTTTTTAGCAGGGGAGCGGGAATTAAAGCTTTTGAAAAATAAAAATCGCAATTGAAGGGTAATGCTTCTAAGATAGTTATAATGTTTTGGGTCTCGGCAAATGAAGAACGTTCTGTAGGGTAGGTGCATATTTAAATAATAGTGTATTTAAATCTCTGCTGATTTGGGGAGATGCACCTCGTGCTGGAGCAGTAGGGTGAGGAACGTTTATGATACCAACCGTTCTGCCATGTAGCTTACCCAAAAATATACGGACAAACTTGGTCTCATCGATAAATAAAGGATTTTCATCTAATACATTCTTTCGTAGATAAAATATGTTATCACCTGTCCCTAATACAAACAGAATTTTGGGATTAAGTATTCTTAATTCTTCCTTAAGAATAGAATGGCAGTTCTCCCACATCGCTCGCGATGGCTGACTTCGGTCTCCAGTGGGGGAACACTTAACATGATTGGTAAAGGCAATCCAATCATATGCATCAATATGGGATAGTTCGGGAAAGGTTAGTGGATCATCTTCGTCTACAAATTTTAAAATTGTTTGAGAAGCATATAGTCCGATTCGATGCCACAATATAGTGCCTGCATAAGTGGGATTGTTAAAACGAACCTTTATTTTTCCCCGTGCCATTTCTTCCTTGGCTTGGGGTATTAATACTCGAAAAAAATCAAGACCGCCAGACTCGTACGGATTAATTCCAATTACAACAATACGAAAAGTATTGTATTTTTCTCCAATCCAGGGAAGGCAAACATGTGACCAGTGTATGTTGTCTTGATCCAAAGGTTTTCTATGTTCGTAGCCCTGCCAACAATCTTGATGGTGATTACAGGTTTCGCATAGTGGCAAAGGAGTGTTATTTGAGACAACACCGAGATGCGTATACATTTGCATTAAGTGATGAGGAATGTTCTCTGTCCGTTCCCATTCCGCAATATCTGTGTCCCATCTTAATAATGAATCCCTACCGTCAATATGTGACACAGAATAGTCAGTACTCATAGGATCTAATGGATAGTCGGAAAATCTCCAACCTCTTGTTTCCATCCACTTATGAAAACGGACAATATCACTTTCTTGAATGAACTTTGGATTAGTTAATGTAAAGTTTATAGTTCCTAGTACCCAGTACATGTCGTTTCACCTCTATGATTTTTAAAACATACTTACGATTATACTGGGTACACAGTTTCAGACATACAACCTTTTTCCTTTACTATCACTTGTGATACGGTTCCCCCCTGCTAATCTTAAACGCGCGGTACACCTGCTCCAGCAAGATCAGCCGCATCAGTTGATGGGGAAACGTCATCCGGGAAAAAGACAGGTGTACCTGCGCCCGCTGCAAGACCTCGGGAGATAGCCCGAGCGAGCCGCCGATGATAAAAGCGAGCTGGCTTTTTCCGCGCAGGGCCAACTGGTCCAGTTCACGCGACAACCGCTCCGACGTCCAGGACTCACCTTCGATGGCAAGGGCGATGACGTATTGCTCCGGTTTGAGTTGGGCGAGGATTCGCTCGCCCTCTTTTCGTTTAATCTGTTCCATTTCGGCGGCGCTCAGGTTTTCCGGTGCCGGTTCTTCCCCCACCTCGCGAATCTGCAATTTGCAATAGGCGGAAAGACGCTTGCTGTACTCGGCGACGCCATCTTTTAAGTACGGTTCTTTCAGTTTGCCGACGGCGATGAGCGTAATCTGCATGGACATTCACATTCCCTTGACGCGCAGCAGCACGACCTGGCCGACTGCCCCGCAAACCTTACAGGATTGCGCTAGTTCTGGATCCTCCACCTGCTCGAGCGGATAGGTATCGGGGGCCACCTCATACTGATCGACGTAATCGTCCAACAACCGCTCCAGGTGCTCTGTACAGCACACCCAGACCGGATAGCTTTCTTCCAATACCACTTCTTTCCCTTGAATGAGAACGGATTTTTTGGTTTTTTCCACGGTCTGCCTTCCTTTCTTCGCCTCATTCGTTATAGTCTGTCCTGTGGCTGATTCGTCCATTTTACCAAAAGTGCTTACGCTCGCCCAGCAACGGTCGTCCAAGCTATAACGACCACACAGCGGAGCATGGAAGCACGTTCGTTCACACGTGCAGCCATCGCTTTCTCTTTTCATTCTACCTGACGAACCAGGCGAGGAGAAAGAAACGATTCCCTTTCATTCATCCGCCTCAAGCCGCAGTGGGTCCGCATGCGTTTGAGTTTGTAAGAGGACGGGAAGCACGGGGAAACCAGCTCTTTTTCGGCGGTAAAAAAGCAATGAATCTCCGTTAGGACGAAGAGGATACCGCCAAAAAAATCAAAAAAGTTTCTAATAACAAATATTCAGAATAGTAGTTGCTATTTCCTCAGCTCGTATTATAATTATCAATAAATATATAAAATCGTCTTATTTTTAAATAAATAAGACGAATATGTATTTATTTCTGGACTTTTAAGTCGAAAAAAGCAGGAGGGTCTATGGAGGAAAAATTTCACCGCTCGCTCTACCCGGAACTGGATGATATCGATTACGGCATTGTCCGCGCCCTGCAAGAGAATGCCCGCTTGCCTTTTACCACGATTGCCAAAGAGCTTGGGGTGACGGAGAAAACCGTTCGGATGCGCGTGCAGCAAATGCAAGAACAAGGCATTCTCAGCCTGGTGGGAGTGGTCAATCCCGTCAAAGCAGGGCTCAATGTGCAGTCTCTTGTACAAATCGCCGTGGAAGCGAACAAGCTGGATCAGGTGGTAGCCGATTTGAACGCGACTGTCGAAGTCCGCCTGATTGTTCTCACCTCAGGTGAATATCAATTGATTACTCAGGTCTTGGTACGAGACTACGATGAGTTGGCCGAATTTCTCATGAAAAAGTTGAACGTCATTCCTGGTATCGTCCGAGTGAACGTGATTAATGAACTGAAAATTTTGAAATCAAAGCACAAATTTATCCGCTAATCGGTCCTTTCAAGCAAATGGAAGGGGGAATGCCATCACACGGAAAGACGAAGACAGCGAATTCACGCCAATACTGTCAGATGGTAAAGCAGAAAACACAAGAAAGAGAGGGGTTGTTCATGTTTTCGCTGAAGAGGAGCAAGGCATTGCTGAGCGCCGTACTGGGAACGGCCCTCGTAGCAGCAGGATGCGGCGGCGACAGTACCGCGCCAAGCAGTGCACCAAGCAGTGAGACATCAGCTTCTGCCACCACCGGGGCAAAAGTACTAAACATTGGATTAAAAGCCGATCCTCCATCCATGGACCCGACGATTTCAACGTCGTTGTACGATCGCCAGGTTTACGCCAGCTTATATGACAAGTTGTTTGATCTAGATTCCGAAGGCAACATCGTTCCCATGCTGGTGGATACGTACGAAATTTCACCAGACGGCAAAACCTACACGTTCAAGCTGAAACAAGGCATCAAGTTCCACGATGGCACCGACTTCAACGCGGAAGCAGTGAAGTTCAACTTCGACCGCAACTTAAACGAAGAGCAGTCCAGGCGGAAAGGAGAGCTAAAATTTGTTCAATCCGTATCGGTTGTGGATGAATACACGGTGCAAGTTCAGCTGTCGCAGCCGTTCGCTCCGTTCCTGTCTGTGCTGACGGACCGCTCCGGTATGATGGTTTCTCCAACCGCTGTGAAAAAGTACGGGGCTGACTACGTGAACAATCCGGTAGGTACCGGTCCGTTCGTCTTTGTGAAACAGGTGAAAGGGGACAGTGTCACCCTGAAGAAGAATGAAAACTACTGGAACGGCGAAGTAAAGCTGGATGAAGTAAACTACAAGGTATTTACCAACGGTTCCGCCAAGGTACAAAACCTGCGCTCCGGCATGCTGGACATCATCGATGAGACACCCGTGAAGGAAATCCCAGCACTGGAAGCAGATCCAAACTTTGAGATGATCATCGAGTCGGGATTGGGCTATCAGGGTCTTCACCTGAACAACTCCCGCCCGCCGTTTGACAACAAGTACTTGCGTGCAGCGGTAGATCGCGCAATCGACCGTGAAGCGCTGGTAAAAGTACTCTTCGACGGCTACGCGGCACCTGCGCGTACAGCCTTCCCGAAAGGAAATCTGGCGTACAACGAAGAGCTGAACACACCGGTGAAACCGAACCCGGATGAGATCAAGGAACTGCTGGCAAAAGGCGGCAAACCGAATGGCTTTGAGTTCAAGCTGAAGATCACCACCTCTCCTGAAAACGAGCAGCTGGGTGCCGTGATTCAAAATATGCTGAAACCGTACAATATTAACGTTGTTTTGGAAAAAGTGGAGTACGGTCAACTGCTGGAGGCAGGAAGCAAGGGCGAATTTGATGCGATGCAGTTGGGCTGGTCCGGTCGTCCTGACCCGGATTTGAACTTCCACGACTTTGTGGTCACGGGCAACCTCAACAACTACGGCCGCATCTCCATTCCGCAGCTGGATGAAATCGTCCTGCAAGCCCGTGCCGAGCAGGATCCGGAAAAACGGAAAGCACTGTACGCCGAAGCGACCAAAATCATGCAGGAGGAAGCTGCCTATTCCTACCTGTACCATCAATACGTGCTGATCGGCTACAACAAAAAAGTAACCGGCTTGCAATTTTACCCGGATGGTTTGATCCGTACCGCAGCACTGGACAAGCAGTAAACCACAATGGATACGATAACAGCAAGCTCGAGGAGGAATTGTCATGATGTTCGTGGTTAGACGCTTGTTGCTGACAATCCCGATTCTGCTGCTGGTGTCGATTATGACATTCTCCTTGATTCATTTGATCCCGGGCGATCCCGCCCGGGTCATTTTAGGACAAGAGGCGACACCAGAAGCGTATGCGGCACTGCGGGCGGAGCTTGGTCTGGACAAGCCCATCGTCGTGCAGTATTTTTCCTGGCTGGGAAAAGTGTTACAAGGGGATCTCGGCATCTCCATTACGGACAGGGTGCCGGTCTCCCAGTTGATCATGCAGCGGCTGCCCGCCACTGTGGAACTGACGATCGGAACGTTTCTCGTCGCGATTCTGATTGCCTTTCCAACAGGGATTCTGGCTGCGGTGCGCCGCGGAACCTGGGTTGACTATACCAGCACATTTGCCGCTTTGGGCGGAATGAGCATTCCGAGCTTCTGGCTGGCGATGATGCTGATTATTTACTTCGCGGTGGAGAATCAGTGGCTGCCGTCTTCCGGGTACGTTCCGTTCAGCGAAGATCCGGTGCGGAACCTGATGGCGATGATTTTGCCATGTTTGGCGACGGGGCTGCGGGAATCCGCCG contains:
- a CDS encoding uracil-DNA glycosylase family protein, whose translation is MYWVLGTINFTLTNPKFIQESDIVRFHKWMETRGWRFSDYPLDPMSTDYSVSHIDGRDSLLRWDTDIAEWERTENIPHHLMQMYTHLGVVSNNTPLPLCETCNHHQDCWQGYEHRKPLDQDNIHWSHVCLPWIGEKYNTFRIVVIGINPYESGGLDFFRVLIPQAKEEMARGKIKVRFNNPTYAGTILWHRIGLYASQTILKFVDEDDPLTFPELSHIDAYDWIAFTNHVKCSPTGDRSQPSRAMWENCHSILKEELRILNPKILFVLGTGDNIFYLRKNVLDENPLFIDETKFVRIFLGKLHGRTVGIINVPHPTAPARGASPQISRDLNTLLFKYAPTLQNVLHLPRPKTL
- the rlmH gene encoding 23S rRNA (pseudouridine(1915)-N(3))-methyltransferase RlmH, producing the protein MQITLIAVGKLKEPYLKDGVAEYSKRLSAYCKLQIREVGEEPAPENLSAAEMEQIKRKEGERILAQLKPEQYVIALAIEGESWTSERLSRELDQLALRGKSQLAFIIGGSLGLSPEVLQRAQVHLSFSRMTFPHQLMRLILLEQVYRAFKISRGEPYHK
- a CDS encoding CxxH/CxxC protein: MEKTKKSVLIQGKEVVLEESYPVWVCCTEHLERLLDDYVDQYEVAPDTYPLEQVEDPELAQSCKVCGAVGQVVLLRVKGM
- a CDS encoding Lrp/AsnC family transcriptional regulator, with protein sequence MEEKFHRSLYPELDDIDYGIVRALQENARLPFTTIAKELGVTEKTVRMRVQQMQEQGILSLVGVVNPVKAGLNVQSLVQIAVEANKLDQVVADLNATVEVRLIVLTSGEYQLITQVLVRDYDELAEFLMKKLNVIPGIVRVNVINELKILKSKHKFIR
- a CDS encoding ABC transporter substrate-binding protein, yielding MFSLKRSKALLSAVLGTALVAAGCGGDSTAPSSAPSSETSASATTGAKVLNIGLKADPPSMDPTISTSLYDRQVYASLYDKLFDLDSEGNIVPMLVDTYEISPDGKTYTFKLKQGIKFHDGTDFNAEAVKFNFDRNLNEEQSRRKGELKFVQSVSVVDEYTVQVQLSQPFAPFLSVLTDRSGMMVSPTAVKKYGADYVNNPVGTGPFVFVKQVKGDSVTLKKNENYWNGEVKLDEVNYKVFTNGSAKVQNLRSGMLDIIDETPVKEIPALEADPNFEMIIESGLGYQGLHLNNSRPPFDNKYLRAAVDRAIDREALVKVLFDGYAAPARTAFPKGNLAYNEELNTPVKPNPDEIKELLAKGGKPNGFEFKLKITTSPENEQLGAVIQNMLKPYNINVVLEKVEYGQLLEAGSKGEFDAMQLGWSGRPDPDLNFHDFVVTGNLNNYGRISIPQLDEIVLQARAEQDPEKRKALYAEATKIMQEEAAYSYLYHQYVLIGYNKKVTGLQFYPDGLIRTAALDKQ
- a CDS encoding ABC transporter permease yields the protein MMFVVRRLLLTIPILLLVSIMTFSLIHLIPGDPARVILGQEATPEAYAALRAELGLDKPIVVQYFSWLGKVLQGDLGISITDRVPVSQLIMQRLPATVELTIGTFLVAILIAFPTGILAAVRRGTWVDYTSTFAALGGMSIPSFWLAMMLIIYFAVENQWLPSSGYVPFSEDPVRNLMAMILPCLATGLRESAVLMRMIRSSLLDVVNMDFIRTAKAKGLNEARTILGHALRNAMIPVVTTSGLMIAGLLGGLVITESIFSIPGFGRLIVESVFKRDYVTVQGAILVSAVLVVLVNLIVDILYAVIDPRIKAGKGAGE